The nucleotide window AGTATCCCTGTCGACGAAACCGATATAATCCACGCGGATATTCCCGCCTGATGACATTATCCGGCGCATCTCCTCCGATATCTTCCGGCTGTCACATTCCCCCGAGCATACCATTTCCCTGGCCGCAACAAGCGCTCCGTGGATCAACACCGCTTCATCACGTTCCTCGGTGGAAAGATAAGCGTTCCTGGAACTCATCGCCAACCCGTCCGGCTCGCGCACTATAGGCATTACTCTTATCCTTGCCGGGACATTAAGATCGGAGAACATTTTCTTGATCACAGCCGCCTGCTGAGCGTCTTTCTGCCCCAGGTATACCACATCAGGCTGTACTATATTGACAAGTTTCAGGACGACCGTAGCGACGCCCCTGAAATGCCCCGGTCTTGACGCGCCGCAAAGGTTTTCCGCGACGGTACCTTTCACGTCCACGTACGTACCGTATCCTTCTGGATACATCTCCGGGACCGACGGAACGAATATTACATCCACACGCTCCTTCTCGGCGACATGCCTGTCCCTCTCCTGGTCCCTGGGATATTTTCCCAGGTCCTCGTTCTGACCGAACTGCATGGGATTAACAAATACGCTCATCACCACCTGGTCGCATTCTTCCCTGGCGGCCCTGAGAAGACTGGCGTGTCCCTCATGGAGATACCCCATGGTCGGCACGAAGCCTATCCTCTCCCCACGGCCCTTTATCCTGGCCGCGATATCCGTCATGTCCTTCAATGCGGTAACTATTTTCATTTTGTTCTCACGTTCAGGTGAAAGGTCTGTGCCCGCATCCCGATATAGCTCGCGTACGGTCTTGTTCAGCACCGGATGTACCACATCAGGGGCTATTTCTTCCAATCCTTTCAGGACAAAACCTCTACGGTGCATCCTGGGGTGAGGTATAGTAAGATCTTGTTCGTCGATTACCATATCACCGAACAAAAGTATATCGATATCGATTATCCGCGGATAGTTCCTGGGAGCTTTACGGCGCCCCATTTCTTTTTCTATGGATTTAAGCCTGTCCAACATGTCCCTGGGGCCGATGCCGGTCTCTACCTTGATGACCCCGTTAAGAAAATCCGGCTGGGGCGGGCCTCCACACGGTCCTGTCCTGTACAATCCGGACCTTCGAAGTATCACGGTATCCGGGACCGCCGCTATCTTTTCAAACGCCTCCCGGACATTCCTCTCCGTGTCCCCTTCATTCGTACCTATGCCAAGATACACAATGGCCATTATACGGTCTTTTTATCCTTTAGCTGAAGAACGCGTTCTTGATCCTGCTCACGGCCTCTTTGATCGTCTCCTCGCCTACCGTAAGCGCCATTCTTACATATCCTTCACCATTTGGTCCGAACCCGTTGCCCGGGGTAACGATTATATCCGCCTTTTCGAGCATATCCTTTGCCAGCGACATAGAGTCATACGCGCCAAAGACCGGGGCCCACACGTAAAAAGTAGCTTTAGGCGACGGCACGTTCCATCCGGCTTTCCTCAACCCATCGACAAGCACATCCCTTCTCCCCTGATAGAGCCTGGACAGGACAGCCTTCACGTTATCGGCCTTTTTCAGCGCTTCGATAGAAGCTATCTGTATTGCCGTGAATATCCCTGAATCTATGTTCGATTTGACCTTGGCCAACCCGTTTATGATCTCAGGGTCCCCTATGGCCATACCGACCCTCCATCCTGTCATATTGAAGGTCTTGGACAGGGAATGGAACTCTATCCCCACCTCTTTAGCCCCTTCCACCTCAAGAAAGCTCATGGGCTTATACCCGTCGTAACTCATCTCGGTATACGCGGCATCGGCACATACGATGATGTTGTTCTCCCGGGCGAATCTTACCACTTTCTCATAGAAATCCTTTCCGCAGACCGCGCCGGTGGGATTATTCGGATAGTTTATATGGATAAGACGAGCACGTTTGGCTATATCCTTGTCTATAGCGTCCAGGTCCGGAAGAAAACCGTTCTTCTCAAGAAGGGGCATGAAATGGACCTCGCCCCCCGCGAAGATCGCGCCGGAATTGTACGGTGGATACCCCGGGTCCGGTACCAATACAACATCCCCGGGTTCAACAAAAGCGAGCGGCACATGCGCTATGCCTTCCTTGGACCCGAGTAACGGCAAGACCTCAGTGGCCGGGTCCACTTTGACGCCGAAACGTCCCTCGAACCAATCCGCCATGGCCCCACGTAACGTCTTAAGCCCGCGGTTCAGCGCGTATTTATGTGTGGCCGGGTCCATGCTGGCCTCATGCAGCTTTTTAATTATGAAATCCGGTGTCGGCGTATCTGGATCCCCTACGCCCAGGTCAATGACCGGCCTGCCTTCACTGACCGCCTTGTTCTTCGCCCTGTCTATCTCCTCAAAAAGATAAGGAGGGAGTTTTCTCAATCTTTCCGCTACTCTCACTTCCATCGTCATCCCTTTCATTGTTCTTACTTCAAACCCAGCACATCGGCCATGTTATAAAGCCCCGGTGCTTTCCCCTTTACGAATTTAACGGCCTCTATGGCACCAGCCACGAATACGTCGCGTGTTTTCGCGTCGTGCCTTATCTCAAGGGTCTCATACGGCGTGTCGAAAATTATCCCATGGTTCCCGACCACTTCCCCTTCACGGAACGCCTCGACCTGTACTTTCTTGCCGACAACATCCGATACGATCTTCGCCATCATCTTGGCCGTACCGCTGGGCGAATCCTTTTTATGCACGTGATGTGTCTCATCAATGCTTATATCAGAGATCGCGCCCAACGCTTTGGCGGCCTCGGCGATCATCTTGAACAACAGGTTGACCCCCACCGACATGTTCGGCGAATATACCACCGGTATATCCGAAGCGGCCGATCGTATCTTCTCCTCGGATCCGGCGTCCATCGCTGTAGTCCCGATCACGATCGCCACTCCGGCACGTCGCGCGGCCTCAAGATGGTCAAGCGTAGGACCGGGGAACGTGAATTCAATGATACAATCCACTTTCCCGCATGCTTCATCGATATCCGATGTGACCATGACACCCGTCCTGTCCGTCCCCAGGACCTCTCCGATATCCGCTCCTATGGAATCCGAGTCCGCGCTTTCTATCCCCGCGGAGATCTCGACCTCCGGGTCTTCCATGCACATGGCCGCGATACGTCTTCCCATCCTGCCACATATGCCGCTTATCCCGACCTTTATCATTTTCCCTCCGATCATCGGCCGCGTACGACCGGTGAATACCGTTATCCGACAAGCTCGTACTTGCTCAATATTTTCCTGAGCTTGTCCTTATTATCCTTTTCCATACCGCACAAAGGCATCCGCCACTCCTCCTGGACCATGCCCATCATAGCCAGGGCTGTTTTCACCGGTATGGGATTCGTCTCCATGAAAAGCCCCTTGCACAGTTCTATCATGCTGTAATGCAACTTACGGCTCTCTTCCAGTTTTCCCGCCGCGAAATGGGCGCACAGATAATGCACCATGCTCGGCACGACATTCGCCACCACGCTTACCACGCCTTTCGCCCCGATCGACATGAACGGTAATGTCATACCGTCATCACCGCTCATTACCGTGATATCACAAAGGGACAATATGTCCGCCACCTGTTGTACGCTTCCGGCAGCCTCCTTTATCGCCACGATATTATCGACCTTAGACAGACGCGCCACGGTAGCGGGACTCAGCGATATCCCCGTACGCGAAGGCACGTTGTAAAGCATTATAGGTATGGCGGCCTTAGCCGCTATCATGGAATAATGCCTGAACTGACCTTCCGGGGTAGGCTTGTTATAGTAAGGGGTTATTATGAGCGCCCCGTCACATCCGGCCTTCTTGGCGTAACATGTAAGGTCCATAGCCTCGGAAGTGGAGTTGGACCCCGTACCGGCCACTACCGGCACTCTTTTGTTCACCGTCTCAACGGTTATATCCATAAGCCGTTTCTGTTCCGTAGTGGTAAGCGTCGCCGCCTCACCGGTGCACCCGCACGGCACGATGCCATCGGTACCGTTCTCTATCTGGAACTCGATCAAACGTCGAAAAGTATCTTCATCCACTTTTCCATCTTTGAACGGGGTTACCAGAGCAACATAAGATCCCTTGAACATGATATGTTCCCCTTTCCTGAGAGCCTCAGCCCTTTATCGTATCCTTACGCTTTTCCTTCATATACAATTCGCGCTTCTCCCTCGAGACGCACGTTCGAGACCTTATCCGCGGATATCTTGAAATGTACCCTGAGCTTCTCTCCGCTTTGAGTAAGCATCTCAACGGGGCTTTTAACATACCCCAAAAGACCCAGCACCACGGCGGAGGCGACCGTACCAGTGCCACAGGCCAGCGTCTCGTCCTCTACTCCTCTTTCGTATGTCCTTATGCGGGCTGAATCCCCGGCCACATCTCCCACAAAATTCACGTTCGTGCCGTCGGGCTCAAAAAAACTGTGTGTCCTTATCGCCCGGCCCGCGCCCGTCACATCGTAGCCCTCGACATCCTCGACCAGATGGACAACATGCGGGACCCCGGTATTAAGGGAATGCAGGATCATCATGTTCTTTCCCACACCCAGTTTTATCCCCATACGGACATCCTTCGGGTCTCCCATCTTTATGGAAACCTCGCGGCCGCTGGTCTTCGTAGAGAGTATCCCCGCCCGTGTCTCCACGTCAAGCTCATCTCCCCATCCGGCCCTGCAAGCGTAATAAGCGCTGCACCTGAGACCGTTACCGCACATATCCACTTCGGACCCGTCAGGATTGATTATCCTCATCTTGAAGTCCGCCTTGTCGGACCTTTCCAGGACAAGCAGTCCATCGGCCCCCACCGACACCCTGCGCCGGCACAGGTCCCTGGCTATCTGCCCATAATCCAGTTCCCGGACATCCAGCTCCCCGGCCTTATTGTCGATGACGATGAAATCATTACCCGTACCTACGACTTTTGTAAAACATATATCGTGTTTCATGCTCATTTCAGCTCTTTCATTATTTTTTCACCGCGGACAAGGTCCTTATATGTCTCGGCCGGCCTTATAAGCCTTACAGCCCCGTCCATGACCATAAGTTCCGCTACACGCGGTCGTGAGTTGTAATTCGACGACATGGAGAACCCGTAAGCGCCCGCGCCCATGACAGCCAGGCACTCACCGGGAATAAGTTCCTGCAAGTCCCTGTCTAGCGCGAGATAATCCCCGCTTTCGCATATAGGCCCGACCACGTCGTATTTCTCCATATCCGTCTTACGCAGCGTTACCGGAAGGATCTCGTGATAAGCTTCATAAAGACTTGGCCTCAAAAGGTCGTTCATGCCCGCGTCGACTATAGCGAACTTCTTCCCCGTCGCTCCCGTCTTTACATAAAGCACTTTGCACACAAGCACACCGCTATTGCCGGCTATGAACCTGCCCGGCTCAAGTATTATGCGGAACGGCTTGTCCTTGACAAGCGGTACGATATGCGCCGCGAAATCCGCCGCGGTAGTAGTTTTTTCCTTCCCGTACACTATGCCGAACCCTCCGCCCAGGTCCAGCCATTCGATATTTATATTGCTCTTTTCGATAAAAGCGAGCACCTTGGTTATCGCTGACACGAAAGGCGCCGGGTCCGTGATCTGTGATCCTATGTGTACATGCAATCCCTTCAGGTCGACATGCGAATATTTATTGTCATTGTCAAAGATCTCCTCGGCAACATCAAGGGCTATCCCGAACTTCTTCTCTTTAGTCCCGGTCGTTATGTAATCATGAGTATCGGCCTTCACATCAGGGTTCACCCTTAATGCTACCGGCGCCCTCACCCCCAGCCTGTGAGCCACGGAATCTATCATTATGAGCTCGGATACGGATTCGACATTAAAAAGCAGTATCCCTTTCTTCAAGGCTTCCTTGATCTCTTCTTCGGTCTTCCCGACACTGGCGTAAACGATCTTCCCGTAAGGGCATCCTACCTTATCCGCCTTGAAAAGCTCTCCTCCGGACACTATATCCAGACCTGCCCCTTCCTTGACCAGCGCCCTGCATATGTTAAGGTTGGAATTCGACTTCATCGAAAAACATATGAGGGGGTTCACCTCAGCGAAAGCATCCCGTATACGCCTGTAGTGGTCCACTATGGTCCTGTAGCTATAAAGATAGAACGGTGTTGGATATTCCTTTATTATATCCGTCAAAGGCATATCCTCACATCCCAGGACACCGTCACGATAATTAAAATGATGCACTTTGCCTCCCTATCCTCTTAGCTTTTTCTTCCACCTGGCCACTTCTTTCCTGACCCTTTCCGGGTTAGTACTACCATATGTCTTCTTATTGCTGACGGAAGTATGCGGGTCAAGCAAGGCGAGGACATTTCCGTCCAATTCGACAGAAAAACTTTTCAGTTCTTCCGGTGAAAGCCCTGATATCTCCGTACCCTTGTCCAGGCAGTACCTGACCATTTTACCCACTATATCATGGGCCTCCCGAAATGGCACTTTTTTGCCGACAAGATATTCCGCGATATCCGTAGCGTATATAGCCTCATTATCGAGAGCCCTGACCATGGCCTCTTTATTGACCTTTATCGTTTCGGCAAGCCCCCTGAACATGGATAGCGATGATACCACCGTCTCAACGGATTCGAAAAGCGGTTTCTTGTCCTCCTGCAGGTCCCTGTTATACGTATGCGGCAGCCCCTTCATCAGTACCAGTATGGAATTCAAGGCGCTTATGACCTGGGCCGATTTCCCCCGTATGAGCTCCAGCACATCCGGGTTCCTTTTCTGGGGCATAAGGGAGCTTCCCGTACAATAATCCGCCCCTATCTCGACAAAACCGAATTCAGGGATACTATATAGTATCATGTCCTCCGCGAACCTTGAAAGATGCACGGATATGATGGAAAGGGCCGCGATGAATTCCGCTATAAAGTCCCTGTCACTGACCGAATCCAGGCTGTTGTCCGAGACCTTTCCGTATCCCAATTTTTCTGAGACAAAGTCCCGGTCAAGGTTAAGCGCCGACCCTGCCAGCGCGCCGGATCCCATAACACACATATCCGACCTCTTGAAGGCGTCGACCACCCTGCCTTTATCCCTCTCAAGCATCTCCACATAGGCCAGGACCAGATGGGACAAAAGTATAGGCTGTGCCCTGTTGAGATGCGTATATCCCGGGAGGATCACGTCGCCGGACCTCTCAGCCATAAGCACGAAAGATACCTGCAGTTCTTTTATCGCGTCCTCTATCCGTACAGCGCTATCCCTCAGATACAGCCTTACATCATTAACGATCTGTTCGTTCCTTGACCGGCCCGTATGAAGCTTCTTGGACGCTTCAGGCGCTTTTTTCTCTATATATCCCTGTATGGCGGAATGTATATCTTCGGAATCGGCGGGATCGAAGTTCCCTTCCTTTACCTCATTAAAAAGACCATCCAGGACCGAGATAAGTTCTTCATGCTCCGCCTTGGAAAGTATCCCCGCCTTTTCCAACATATCCACGTGGACCTTGCTGCTCACACAGTCGTAAAGGGCAAGCACCCTGTCTACGCCCAGGCTCGAGGTGAACCCCAGCACATCCGGGTTCATCTCCTTGCCGGTGAACCTTCCTCCCCATAATTTAGCAGCC belongs to Candidatus Omnitrophota bacterium and includes:
- the dapA gene encoding 4-hydroxy-tetrahydrodipicolinate synthase, which encodes MFKGSYVALVTPFKDGKVDEDTFRRLIEFQIENGTDGIVPCGCTGEAATLTTTEQKRLMDITVETVNKRVPVVAGTGSNSTSEAMDLTCYAKKAGCDGALIITPYYNKPTPEGQFRHYSMIAAKAAIPIMLYNVPSRTGISLSPATVARLSKVDNIVAIKEAAGSVQQVADILSLCDITVMSGDDGMTLPFMSIGAKGVVSVVANVVPSMVHYLCAHFAAGKLEESRKLHYSMIELCKGLFMETNPIPVKTALAMMGMVQEEWRMPLCGMEKDNKDKLRKILSKYELVG
- the argH gene encoding argininosuccinate lyase; its protein translation is MAAKLWGGRFTGKEMNPDVLGFTSSLGVDRVLALYDCVSSKVHVDMLEKAGILSKAEHEELISVLDGLFNEVKEGNFDPADSEDIHSAIQGYIEKKAPEASKKLHTGRSRNEQIVNDVRLYLRDSAVRIEDAIKELQVSFVLMAERSGDVILPGYTHLNRAQPILLSHLVLAYVEMLERDKGRVVDAFKRSDMCVMGSGALAGSALNLDRDFVSEKLGYGKVSDNSLDSVSDRDFIAEFIAALSIISVHLSRFAEDMILYSIPEFGFVEIGADYCTGSSLMPQKRNPDVLELIRGKSAQVISALNSILVLMKGLPHTYNRDLQEDKKPLFESVETVVSSLSMFRGLAETIKVNKEAMVRALDNEAIYATDIAEYLVGKKVPFREAHDIVGKMVRYCLDKGTEISGLSPEELKSFSVELDGNVLALLDPHTSVSNKKTYGSTNPERVRKEVARWKKKLRG
- the dapF gene encoding diaminopimelate epimerase; its protein translation is MSMKHDICFTKVVGTGNDFIVIDNKAGELDVRELDYGQIARDLCRRRVSVGADGLLVLERSDKADFKMRIINPDGSEVDMCGNGLRCSAYYACRAGWGDELDVETRAGILSTKTSGREVSIKMGDPKDVRMGIKLGVGKNMMILHSLNTGVPHVVHLVEDVEGYDVTGAGRAIRTHSFFEPDGTNVNFVGDVAGDSARIRTYERGVEDETLACGTGTVASAVVLGLLGYVKSPVEMLTQSGEKLRVHFKISADKVSNVRLEGEARIVYEGKA
- a CDS encoding LL-diaminopimelate aminotransferase, whose amino-acid sequence is MEVRVAERLRKLPPYLFEEIDRAKNKAVSEGRPVIDLGVGDPDTPTPDFIIKKLHEASMDPATHKYALNRGLKTLRGAMADWFEGRFGVKVDPATEVLPLLGSKEGIAHVPLAFVEPGDVVLVPDPGYPPYNSGAIFAGGEVHFMPLLEKNGFLPDLDAIDKDIAKRARLIHINYPNNPTGAVCGKDFYEKVVRFARENNIIVCADAAYTEMSYDGYKPMSFLEVEGAKEVGIEFHSLSKTFNMTGWRVGMAIGDPEIINGLAKVKSNIDSGIFTAIQIASIEALKKADNVKAVLSRLYQGRRDVLVDGLRKAGWNVPSPKATFYVWAPVFGAYDSMSLAKDMLEKADIIVTPGNGFGPNGEGYVRMALTVGEETIKEAVSRIKNAFFS
- the panC gene encoding pantoate--beta-alanine ligase; the protein is MKIVTALKDMTDIAARIKGRGERIGFVPTMGYLHEGHASLLRAAREECDQVVMSVFVNPMQFGQNEDLGKYPRDQERDRHVAEKERVDVIFVPSVPEMYPEGYGTYVDVKGTVAENLCGASRPGHFRGVATVVLKLVNIVQPDVVYLGQKDAQQAAVIKKMFSDLNVPARIRVMPIVREPDGLAMSSRNAYLSTEERDEAVLIHGALVAAREMVCSGECDSRKISEEMRRIMSSGGNIRVDYIGFVDRDTLEDTEKVEEGTLIAVAAFLGGTRLIDNVII
- the dapB gene encoding 4-hydroxy-tetrahydrodipicolinate reductase, which gives rise to MIKVGISGICGRMGRRIAAMCMEDPEVEISAGIESADSDSIGADIGEVLGTDRTGVMVTSDIDEACGKVDCIIEFTFPGPTLDHLEAARRAGVAIVIGTTAMDAGSEEKIRSAASDIPVVYSPNMSVGVNLLFKMIAEAAKALGAISDISIDETHHVHKKDSPSGTAKMMAKIVSDVVGKKVQVEAFREGEVVGNHGIIFDTPYETLEIRHDAKTRDVFVAGAIEAVKFVKGKAPGLYNMADVLGLK
- the lysA gene encoding diaminopimelate decarboxylase translates to MHHFNYRDGVLGCEDMPLTDIIKEYPTPFYLYSYRTIVDHYRRIRDAFAEVNPLICFSMKSNSNLNICRALVKEGAGLDIVSGGELFKADKVGCPYGKIVYASVGKTEEEIKEALKKGILLFNVESVSELIMIDSVAHRLGVRAPVALRVNPDVKADTHDYITTGTKEKKFGIALDVAEEIFDNDNKYSHVDLKGLHVHIGSQITDPAPFVSAITKVLAFIEKSNINIEWLDLGGGFGIVYGKEKTTTAADFAAHIVPLVKDKPFRIILEPGRFIAGNSGVLVCKVLYVKTGATGKKFAIVDAGMNDLLRPSLYEAYHEILPVTLRKTDMEKYDVVGPICESGDYLALDRDLQELIPGECLAVMGAGAYGFSMSSNYNSRPRVAELMVMDGAVRLIRPAETYKDLVRGEKIMKELK